The Luteolibacter rhizosphaerae region AGATCGCGGGGTCGGGCTTGCCCCCCGCGAGCTCGATGAAGGTAGGCAACATGTCCGCGTATTGCACCAGCGCCTTGGTCCGGCGTCCTGAGGGGACGACCTGTGGCCAGCGGGCTACGATCGAGGTGTGCAGGCCGGCATCCCAGTTCGTCCACTTGTTACCGGGGAATTGGGCGCCTTGCTCGCTGGAGAAGATCACCAGCGTGTCATCGGCCCGCTTGGTCTCGTCTAACAGGCGGAGCAGTTCGCCGACCTGCCCGTCCATGTAAGTGATCTCCGCGAGGTAGCGGGAGAAGCTCTGCCGCGTCATCGGCGTGTCTGCCAGATTCGCGGGCAGCTTGATCGACTTCGGCGGGTAGGCGGAGGCATCGCCCATCACCCAGGGAGCATGCGGCTCGGTCAGGGCCACGACGAGGCAGAAGGGCTGCTTCTCATCGCGGGTGATGAATTGCCGCGTGCCGCCGAGGTCGTGCGGGTTGGTGGGATCACGCACGCAATTCTCATCGAAGCCCGGGACCTTCTCGAAAGGGAAGGAGGCGGCTGGCTTGATGTGGGTCTTGCCTGCGAGGCCGACACGGTAGCCGAGATCGCCGAGGAAGTGCGGGATGCTGCGCGTGCCGGGGCGGCAGGTGCTCTGGTTCCATGCGCAGCCATTCCGCAGCGGCAGACGGCCGGTGTAGAATTCGGAGCGGCAGGGCGAGCACATGGCCATGCTCAAATAGCCCCGCTCGAAGACCGTGCCCTGCTTCGCCAGTCCGTCCAGATTCGGCGTGCGGGCGTTCTCGCCACCGTGGAAGGACAGGTCGCTGTAGGTGCAATCGTCCGCGAGGATGACGAGGATGTTCGGCTTCTCCGCCGCGACCAGGGGAGTGGCGAAGAGGAAGGAAAGGAGCAGTAGCGACTTCATTGGAACTTCTGGGCTTCGTCGGGACCGGGCGTGGCGTAGGCGGGATCCTTCGCGCGGATGAAGGCATCACCATCCTTGGTGCCGACTTCGATCGGCACGATGGTGACCCCGCGCTGGTTGATCGTCTGGGCATTCGCGGAGAGATCGCGAGTCTCGATTCCGTCACGCGGCAGCGGTGGCACGTTCGCGTTGAAGAAGGCGGTGCACCACCATTTGCCGTCGCGGGTCTGGAAAGGTGTGCCATGACCGAGGAAGCGTCCGGCGAATTTCCGCGGGCCGTATGGACCGGTGATCTTGTCAGCGCTGCAGTAGTAGAGATTGTAGGAGCCCTTGCGCCCCTTGTCCGTGGACCATGCGGTGCCGATGTGGACATACTTGTCGCCCACCTTGAGCATGGTAGCGCCTTCGTGGCCGATGCGGCTGATCGGCTTGCCCTCCGGGCCCGGGCGGCTCCCGGCGGGATCGATCCGCAGGGCTTCCCCGGCGAATCCGGTGAAGCCTTTCTCAAGCGGCGCGATCAGTGTGTCCGCCCAGAGCAGATACCAGGTATCGCCGTCTTTGAAGAGCGATGGGTCGTGCTTATCGCCCAGCTTGCCCTTCATCGGGTGGCTCCATGGGCCCTTCAGTTCGGGGCCCGCGCTCAGCGCGAGATTCGCCTTCGCGGCGGGGCAGTGGACCAGTGCCCAGCGCTCTCCGGTCCAGTGTAGCTCCGGTGCCCACACCAGCTTCCCGGGTTTCGGGCGCATGCTGTCCTTCATCGTGAAGGGCGTGCCGAGCGATTCCCATTCGACAAGATCCTTGCTGCGCCAGACCTGCACCGTGCCGCCCACGATCGAGTTGTCGCCCAGGCCCACATTGTAAGGATCGGATTGCTCGCGTGGATCGCCGACATCGGGGGTGGTGCCGGTGAGATAGTAGAAATCATCCGGCCCCAGCACGATGTAGGGGTCGCGGATCCAACCGGTCTTGATGAAGAGGGCGCGCTCGTGCTTGGCCAAGCCGCTCTCGATCTCCGTGCGGCTCATCACGGTAGGCAGCGGTCCGGGCTCGGGGGAGGGGTAGATCTCGGCTCTAGCCTGGAACACCAGGCTACCACCGAGCATGAGGAGTGAGGGGATGAGTTTCATTGGGCGTTCTCCCGGTTCTTCTTGTTGCGCTTTGCTTTGGGTTTTGGTGTGGCCATGTCCGGGGTTCTGTATTTCAGCTCGGGCTCGCGATTCTCGGGCAAGGGAATCGCCGGCTTGGAATGACCTTTCATTTTGCCAAGCGGACAAGTGTTGCCGGAAATCTCCGGGAGCGGCGAAAATTCCTGCTTCATGCGGAACACGTCACGCCTTGGCAAAATCCTCCTTTCAAGGACCGGTTTCCGGTCTTCCATTGTCCGCAGATGACCCGCCGGGAAAAAGACCAGCAGATCGATGCCGCCGTCCGCACGCATCACTCCGGATTGCGCTATTTCATCCGCTCGCTCGGCGTGAGCGATGCCTGGGTAGACGACCTCGCCCAAGAGACCTTTCTGATCGCGCATCGCAAATGGGAGGAGCTGGATCACCCTGACCAAGCTCCGGGCTGGCTGCGCCAGATCGCACGGAACCTGGTGATGAACGAGCTGACCAAGACCGGCCGCCGCCAGCGCCTGCTCGACGAGAAGGTGACCACGCTCCTGATCCAAGCGGATTCCCCCGTGCCCGCGCCGGGAGCCTTGCAGGACGCCGAGATCCGCCATGAGGCGCTGCGCGAGTGCCTCGACGGTCTGCCCGGCAAGGTCCGCTCCGTCATCAATGCCCGCTACTACGACGACCGGAACGCCACCGAGATCGGCGAAGAGCTTTCGATGAATCCGGCAGCTGTCCGCAAGTTGCTCTACCTCGCGCGCAAGACCCTGGCCGAATGCTTGGCCAGCAAGCAGATCCACGCCTCCTCCTGAATCCGATGAGTGACACCACCTCCGAGTTTGAAGAGCTCGCCGCCCGCTATCTGGATGGCTCGCTGACGGACACGGATCGGGACCGCTTCGTGGAGATGCTCGAGGCCGATCCTGCGCGGGTGGAGGAACTGCGTGCGCAACTCAAAGTCTCCGGCGCGCTCGCTCGCCTGCGCCCGGAACTCAGTGACGATACCTTCCTGAACGCGGTGCTGCCGCACTTGGGCTCTCTTACGGAAGAGCCGGAGGATGCCTTCGCTGGTCGCGTGAAACAGCGCCTGCGGATCGCACGTTGGCGGCGGAGCGGTCTTGCGATCGCCGCGGCAGTGGCTCTCGGCGCAGGACTAGCCCTCTTCCTATCGCGGGACGCGGGGGGCGAAGGCGAGGTGGTGGCCCAGATTTTTGAAGGAGGCGATTCACGCCCGGTTCGGAAGGGCGAGAAGCTGGCCTTGGCCTCGGGGGTCAGCCGCATGGAATTTACGAACGGCGCGGTGATCGCGATCGAGGCCCCGGCGCGCCTCTCGATCCGCTCGGCGGACGAGGTCTCGCTGGAACGCGGGCGGCTGAACGCGTGGTGCCCGGAGACCGCGCACGGCTTCCGCGTGGTGACCACCTCCGCTACGCTCACCGACCTCGGCACTTCCTTCGGCGTTTCCGCCGCGGACGATGGCACGGCGGATTTCCTTGTCTTGGACGGCAAGGTAAGGGTGGCCAAGGACGGGGAGACACAGACGATCGAGAAGGGCTCCGCACTGCGAACGGGTCATGGCAAGCGCCTGAGCAAGGTGGCCTTCGAGCCATCGCCTTTCCTGCGCACTTGGTCCGTCGCGTCCGGCATCAACCGGACCTCCGGCGAGGTGATCCCCGCACCGCCGGGAACGCCGGAGTCCCTCGCGGCGATGGAGGACGATGATCAGATCCTCGTCATTCCGGAACGCCGTGACCTCAAATTGAGTGAGCCGCTCCGCGTCGATATCCGCAAGCCCGGCACGTACGAAGCAGCTTCCCTGTTGGCTCCGGAAGACTTTCTGCCGAAGGAAGGCGTCAAGGTGCGCAGCTACTTGCTCCGCTACAATCCGGTGGGAAAGGCGAAGTCGCATACACGGCGCTTCGAGGGCTCCGTCACCTTTGATCGCCCGGTGCTGGCCATCATCGTGGGCAGCGGGAAACTCAACCGCAGCGATGAGCTGCTCTCGAAAGCGCCGCTGCCCAAGTTGAATTCCAAGGATAGCGACTTGCGCGGGCTTGAGCGGGGCCAACTTCCTTATCTCGATCGTGTGACGCTCTCGAAGGACAGGCGCACCATCGAGGTGACCTTCTACGCTGGCGAGTCGATCGACGAAATCCGGGCCATCACGAGGGACCGGTAAGCGGCGGCTTGGTGGCGGTGAAGACCACGTAGCGCATCGCGCCCGTGACGTAGGCGATCCAGATGCGCATCAGGGTGAGCGCGAAGATCCGGTTGCGGGAGAAATCGCTGAGCAGATAGCGCCGGAGCGAAGGGTCCGCGAAGAACCCTGCGAGGGTGCGGCGGATGCAGATTGGCCAGGTGCGGCGGACCTTCCGGCTGATGTCCTCTTCGGATTCCATGGCCAGCCCGGCATCCGCGATCCAGCGTTCATAATCCTCCTTGTTTCCCATGCCGACCAAGCAGCCTTCGCGGCAGATCGGTTTGAGCAGGTGCCGGACTTCCCATGGCTCCGGGTCCGGCCCGGCCATCCAGGCGCAGATCACCAATCGTCCGCCGGGCCGAAGCACGCGCGACATTTCCCGGACGCCATGGGCAACGTCCGGCAAATGTTCCGTGCTCTCGATCGCGATGACCGCATCGAAGGATGCGGAGGGGAAATCGTTCTCCATCCAATCGCGGAGGACGAAATCCGGATTGGCTCCGCCTTGCGCGATGGCCGCCTCGTACTGCTTCGGGGACACCGTGATGCCGGTAACCTGCGCCCCGTAGCTGGCCGCCAGCAGATGCGCCGTGCCGCCATAGCCGCAGCCGACATCGCAGACACGCATTCCCTCGGTAATGCCGGCACGTCGTGCGACCGTGTGGCTAAGGGCGATCACCGCTTCCTGCGCCGACTCGCGACCGGTTTCCCACAGGCCATGATGAACATGCTGTCCCCACAGGGAGCGGTAATAGGGGTCGAGTTCGTCGTAGTGGGATGCGACGGCTTCACCCGTCGTGGCCGCGGAGATCATGGCGGCGGGGACCCTAGCACCGATCCCCGCAAGCAACCCGCGAAATTCTCACTCGTGTGGATACCGCCTGCCTCATTCGCTCGCGAGAGTTGCACAAATCGGGGCTTTGCGTCGCTCGCGTCGCATGCTCCACAGGGCCACGGCTACCGCCCCGGAGGTAATCAAGGCCGCGATCCACGGGATGGCGGAAAGCCCCGGGCCGCTGGAGAGCACCCAGCCCCCGGCCCAAGCTCCGATAGCATTGCCGAGATTGAAGGCTCCGATGTTCAGGCTCGATGCCAATGTTTGGCCGGCATTGCCTGCATGCTTCAGCACGCTCAGTTGGAGCGGTGCCACGGTGCCGAATGCCGCGGCTCCCAGCAGTCCTACGAATACCACCGCGCTCGCCTTCTGGTGCATCGCCAGTCCCATCAAGCTGAGGACGGCTGCTAGCAACACCAGCGAACCTAACAGGGCCGTGCGGAGTCTCCGGTCCGCCAGCTTTCCTCCGAGCAGGTTTCCCGCGATCATGCCTGCGCCGAAAAGCAGCAGGATTCCCGACACCGCCTCATCGCTGAAACCGGCCAACCGGGTGAGCATCGGCTGCACGTAGGTAAATACCGCGAACACCCCGGCCCAGCTCAGCACGGTCATCAACAGAGCCGTGAGGACTTTGGCTCCGAGCACCTCGCGCACTCCTCGGCCATGGCCTTCATCCACCGCTTGAGCTTCCTGTTTCGGCACCAGCAGTGCGACCGCCAGCAATCCCAAGATGCCGAGAATCGAGACGGCCCAAAAGGTGGCGCGCCATCCAAGCTGGAGTCCCAGCCATGCTCCGGCAGGCACGCCCACCAGCGTCGCGAAGGTCAAGCCCGTGAACATCACGGAGATGGCTGAAGCCTTCCGATCCTCCGCCACGAGTCCGGTCGCCACCACCGATCCCACGCCGAAGAAGGTCCCGTGTGTCAGGGAGGTGATCACCCGTGCCACCATCAGCAGGGCATAGTTCGGTGCCAGCGCGCACACCACGTTCCCCACGATGAAAATCCCCATCAATGCCAGCAGCACCTGCTTCCTCGGCCATCGAGCACTCAGCAAGGTCAGCACCGGCGCTCCGATAAAGACCCCCAGTGCATAACCGCTCACCAGCAGGCCTGCCGCCGCCAAACTCACCTGTAGGTCTGCCGCGACCTGCAGCAATAGTCCCATGATCACGAACTCTGTCGTGCCGATCCCGAAAGCCCCCACGGTGAGCGCGTACACTGCCGCAGGCATGCGCCTGCCGTCCGAAGCGGATGAAGAATGCATGGCCCGAGAATGCATGCCGGGACTTGATTCACCCAATCTCTTGATTTAATCATAACGATAGATGCCAACGATCAAAGAAGGGGTGGCCGAACTGCGCCATCTCCGCTACTTCCTTGCAATCGCTTCGGAAGGCAGCTTCCGCGCGGGTGCCCGTAAGCTCTTCCTGTCCCAGCCCACGCTCTCCCATCAGATCCAGCAGCTCGAGATGCAGATGGGGGCCACGCTCTTCGAGCGCCTGCCGCGCAGTGCCCGGCTCACTGCCGCCGGCCGGGTCCTCCATGCCCGCGCGATCCGCATCCTGCGTGAGCTTGATGACGCCAAACGCGAGATTGCCGATCTCCAGCAGCTGTCCGCTGGCGAGCTCCGCATCGGCATCGTTTCCACCGTGAACGTCGCGGTTATCCCCGAGGCGGTCGGCAACTTCCGCAACGCTCACCCGAACGTCTCCGTCTCCGTTCGCGAGCTGCCCATGGAGGCACTGGAAGCTGAACTTCTCGCCGGGCATCTCGATCTAGGAATCAGTTTCCTGCCTGCCAAGAGCGGTCGGCGCATCGAAGCCGAGCCCCTCTTCATCGAGAATCTTGTCGCCGTTCTTCCCCCGGGACACGCCTTGGCCCGCCGCCGCCGGATCACTCTGCCCGAGGTGCTTGATCACCCCATGGTCTTGCTCAGCCACGGCTTTTGCACTCGCGAGCTTGTTCTCGAAAGCGTTGCCCTCCAAGGGCTCGAACATGTGCTCAGGCCCGCCATTGAGATGAATTCCATCGAGGGGGTTCTCGCCACCGTCCGGCAAACCGGAATGCTCACCCTCATGCCTGATGCCGCCGTGCGCTGGGAGCACCATCCCGATCTCGTCATCAAGCCTCTCCGCGATGCCGCCGAGCAACTCTCCTTCCGCCGGGTCGGGCTCATCTGGGTTTCAGGTGGTCATCGCACTGCCGCCGCCTGCACCTTCGCCGAGGGCGTTAAATCCGTGCTCAAGTCACGTGACTGACGGAGATGATAGGCAGGATGCTTGCGGGACCGTAGAGGAGGCCCCAAAGCTCCAAGCTGCATGAGATCCTTTCTGCTTCGCGTCATCTGTTGGATCGTCGGCATCGGCACCCTTGCTGCCGAGATCGTGGTTCCCGCGGGCGGCAAGGAGCTGGTTAGAGATCCCTCACTCAATGCCTTCGCGGACGAAGCTCATGCCTCGGCCAGCCGCTTTGATAGTGGCGGCTGGAGGGTGGTGACAAACAAGCCGGATGAGGCTCGCGCCTATCGCGCACAGGTTCTTTTGGGCGGCAGCTTCGAAGCTCTCTCCCGGTGAAATAGTGCTCGCCTTGGTGAGAGTTCGGTCCACGGGAGGCAAGGGCTTGATCGAAGCGAAACTCCAGCTCGGCGAAGCCCCCTTCACGCCCGCCGCCGCAACGACTACTTTGGAACCCGGCTCCGATCTCGTGGAACTGCCGGTGATGTTTTGCGTCACCGAAGCGATAGCCGCAGGCAAAGCGACGCTGACATTCCTCTGCGCCGCGAAGGCCCAGACCATCGAGATCGCCTCCGTGCGTGCGTTTCACTACCCTGCTGGAACCGACACCTCCAACTTCCCGCGAATCCGCAAGACCTACCCCGGCCGCGAGCCCGGAGCTCCTTGGCGGGTCGCCGCGCTCGAGCGGATCGAGAAACACCGCAAGTCCGACTTCGAGCTGCGGGTGATCGGCGCCGATGGCAAGCCGCTCGCCAACTCGGAACTGAAGCTGAACCTTCGCCGCCATCGCTTCGGCTTCGGATCCGCGGTGACGGCGGAATTGCTGACGGCGGATAGCGAAGACGCCCGCCGCTATCGCGAGATCGTCGATCGCCTGTTCAGCCAGGTCGTATTTGAGAACGACCTGAAGGACTTCGGTTGGGAGCAAGGGGCCGCAGGAAAAGAGGAACATCTGAAGCGCCTCGAAGGTGCCTTCGCGTGGCTCGCGGAAAGGAAGATCGGTGTTCGAGGCCACTACCTCATGCAGGTCGCCGTTCCACCGAATCTCGCCGAGGTGAAGGATGGTTGGCGCATGGTGGAGGAGGATGTGGAACTCCGCTGCCTGTGCTGCGCGAATCTCCGCCGGTCGCGGGTGCTGGATTGGCGGGTGATGGGTGAGGAGGGGCGGCGGATCTTGCGCTATTCAGAGGCTGCTTCCGTGTTCTCCGCGGACTTTCCGGAGTTCTCCTGCGGCCACTACTGGATACCGCGGAACGAGGAATCGCTGGCACCAAACCTATGTGGTCCGGCTTGGGGATTCGGAGGGAAGTATTCGGAGGACGGATTGCTGCGTGAACGGGTGCGGGAGGAACTCTCCCAAGGACGGCTTGATCGCGAGTCCGTGATCAAACGGGTGGAGGGTGAATGGGTCGACGACCAAAGCCCGGGGCAGGCGATCCTCGATGAGATCGAATATGGTCCCCCGCCGCCTGTCTTCGATCCGCTGCCGCTGAGCGTTTCGGAGCCTCTGGTGACGGGCTTGCGCCCGCGCTAACTGCTACTCGAGCGGATCCCACTTCTTGTGGTCGATCGCCCTCGAGAGCGTCCAGCAAGCGATCCCGACGACGATGATTTCCGCGATCAGAAAAGGGCCGAATAGGTCGTGCTTCCTCGCCACGAGGGCCAGCCCGGGAATCACCAGCGAAACCACCATTAGCAACACCATGATCCCGCCGCGAGCCGCGGACTTCGCTTCCTCGGTCGGTTTCGACAGAGGAACCGTTTTCTCGATGGCGCCCGGTATCAGGGCGAAAGCAGGCATCGCCAGCAGACCCGGAAGTAGCAGCGATGCCTTCGCCATGCCGCCTGGCATGAGACAGACGCCGGTCAAGATGAGAGCGATGACCGGCAAGGCGAGCAGGAAGCACACGGCCCGCGTGGCGCCGTGGATGAAAGGCCCGGGTCCCACCACCGGAGCCAAGCGGTAGAGATCCGCAGCCTGCCAGTGCTGGGAGAACTGGACCAGATTCATCGCCATTAGCGGCAACATTCCAAGGTAGCCACCACCCAAGGCGATGCCCCAGCCCTCGTCGCGTCTGCTCATGCCCTGCACGAGGAAGACCATGGGCATGACCATGACCGGAGCGAGCCCGGGATAGAGCCGCAGCTTCATGTCACGGTCCCGGAAGAGATAGGCGGCGGTGAGTCGGAAGGAAGCGCGCGTGATGGGTTCTCTCAGAAGCCAGCGGAGCAATGGCCCATCCATCAGGCGGTCGAGCACGCGCTTGTCCCCGCTACTGCGGACCTTGCGTGGCTGGCTTTCCGCGAGAGTTTGGAGGCCTTCTTCGTAGGTCCGCGCCATCCTCCCGAAGGCCAGGGCTAGGATCACGCCGGTGATCATTACCCCGGCACCGGCCATCACGAGGGTCGCCTCGGTGCCGCGGCCCAGAAGCGCCTCATCCAGGGCCGCGAACCACGCCGGAGGGAGGAGAAAGAGCCATGACTTGCCCGCCACCGGATCGATCGCCCCGCGCATGCCGCTCATCAGCTGCGGGATGAGCTGGCTGCCCGCCACCATCATGATGGCCAGCAGGACCTGGGCCGTGGTCATCAGGTTGTCGAGCCGCTCGCGCCCGAACCAGCGCAGGCAAAGCTGGTAGAGAAGTACGACACTCCCCGTACAAAAGAGCGAGGTGAGGCAGGTGGTGAGGAAATGCACCGGCGCGAACCACGGGGAACCATTGGTCACGACGCTGCCGGCGATCATCCCCGCAATATTGAAAGCACAGGTGATCCAGAGCGAGACGCGCACCAGCACCCCGACCTTCGCCCACAACAGGGTTCGGGAGTTCACCGGACGATGAAGCAGGATCTCCGCCTCGTCCTTGTTGAAAAGGATCTCTCCCGCGGACGCGGCGATGAACATGCCGAGAAAGAGCAGCGACATGCCGTGCAGGTAGAAGGACAGGACGAAGCTGCCTTCAAAGGAGAAGGGCACGGCAAGAAGTCCGATGAGACCGTAGATCGCGAGGGTGCCCCACAGCTTGGTGCCCACGGATTGCGGGGCCTTGTCCTTCTTCAGCCCGCGCGAGCTGCGCCCGCGCAGGAAAAGCGTCAGATAGAGCCGCTGCAGCGTGGCCGCTTGGGATGGAACCTTGCTGCTCACGGGCGGAAGGTTTTCGCGAAGTCCTCCGCCTTGCGCTCCAGGTCGTCGCCCCCGGTCAGGCTGGTGAAAAGCTGCTCCAGGGAGCGGGCGCCATGGAGCGCCACCAGCTCCGCGGGAGAGCCATCGACCTGCAGGCGGCCCTTGTCGATGATCAGCACGCGGTCGCAGACCCGCTCCACCACGTCGAGGATGTGCGAGCTGTAAACGATCGCCTTGCCTTCGCGCGCGAGGGTCTGGATCAGTGCTTTGAATCCCACCGCGGCATTCGCATCCAGGCCGTCGAGCGGCTCGTCAAAGAAGACCACCGGAGGATTGTGAAGCAGCGCCGCGGTGATCACCACCTTGCGGCGCATGCCCTTCGAGTAGGCGCCCAGCAACTTGTCGGTGAGCGTGTCGAAACTGAGATCGAAGAAGGCGATGAACTGGCGGATCCGTTCGCGGGCCGCCTCCGCCGGTATGCCATACAGGGCGGCCACCATCTCCAGGTATTCCAGACCGGTCAGCGACTCGAAGACGGCCCCCGAATCCGGCACGAATCCCACGCAGCGCTTCACCTCCATGGGGTCCTTCAGCAGATCATGTCCGCAGATTGTCGCGGTTCCCGAGGTAGGCACCAGCAGCCCCGTCAGCATCTTCAGCGTGGTCGATTTGCCGGCACCATTCGGGCCCAATAGTCCCACGATCTGGCCTGCAGGGATATCCAGTGAGAGTGCATCCACCGCGACCTGTGAGCCGAAGTGCTTGGTAAGTCTTTGGAGGGATATCACGCCGGGCTCAATCTGGGCGAGGAAGGGCGGGGATACGATGAGAAATCATCTCGCTTGGGACTTCACGATTTGAGCCACCCCGCCAACTGCGCGGCTGCCACCAGGGATTTCACATGCTGCCAGAGCTCCGCGGAAACCCCCTCGATCACGCCCGCGCGTCCGAGCACCTGTTCCGTCGTGATGCCGTGCTCGGACCAGGTCCCGCCACCATTCGCATGGTTCTGGATCAGGGGCATCACCCGGTCGAGCGCGTTGGCAAACTTCGCCTCCGGCGTCGCGGCTTCCTCGAACTCATGCCAGAGTTCCATGAACTCCGCCGCGCGCTCCGCAGGAAGCAGCCCGAAGATCCGGTCCGCTGCCGCCTGCTCGCGCTCAGCCTTTCCGCTCTGGTCGGCATAGCAGAAGGTATCTCCGGCATCGATCTCCACGATGTCGTGCAGCAGCAGCATCTTGATCACCCGCAACATGTCCATGGCGGGATTGATCTCCGGACCCAGCGTCATCGCCATCAGCGCCAGCGTCCAGCTATGCTCGGCCGAGTTCTCGCGGCGCGGCATGCCGATGGGGCGCGAACGGCGTTCCACCGCCTTGAGCTTCTCACATTCGATGATGAAGCTTAGCGCCGGAATGGTCACGGCGGCTGGCGGGACTTCCAAAGGATGGGCTTCGGGGTCGATGGACGGAGCCATAGCGGGGTAGGGGAGAAATGTAAATCCGCTAGGGGCGCTGTTTCATCTCCTCCTTCAGGAGGCCTAGGAAGCGGGCCAGCGCGGGATTGGAATCGCCCTTGCGGCAGGCTGCCGCCACTGACCAAGCCGCGTCCTTGTCGCGGGAGGAATGAATGCGCATCCCCGGGAAGCGGCTGATGC contains the following coding sequences:
- a CDS encoding sulfatase family protein produces the protein MKSLLLLSFLFATPLVAAEKPNILVILADDCTYSDLSFHGGENARTPNLDGLAKQGTVFERGYLSMAMCSPCRSEFYTGRLPLRNGCAWNQSTCRPGTRSIPHFLGDLGYRVGLAGKTHIKPAASFPFEKVPGFDENCVRDPTNPHDLGGTRQFITRDEKQPFCLVVALTEPHAPWVMGDASAYPPKSIKLPANLADTPMTRQSFSRYLAEITYMDGQVGELLRLLDETKRADDTLVIFSSEQGAQFPGNKWTNWDAGLHTSIVARWPQVVPSGRRTKALVQYADMLPTFIELAGGKPDPAIFDGSSFAAVLRGQSEKHRDFVYGMHNNYPEGPPYPIRSIGDGEWRYIRNLAPERTYIEKHLMGRTEHNPYWGSWMFTATENPRTLRLVERFLHRPAEELYHTAEDRFELTNLAADPKHAETKARLAAALDRNLSEQLDPGVILDTPEAFRAAEELKPVYPGKP
- a CDS encoding family 43 glycosylhydrolase, whose translation is MKLIPSLLMLGGSLVFQARAEIYPSPEPGPLPTVMSRTEIESGLAKHERALFIKTGWIRDPYIVLGPDDFYYLTGTTPDVGDPREQSDPYNVGLGDNSIVGGTVQVWRSKDLVEWESLGTPFTMKDSMRPKPGKLVWAPELHWTGERWALVHCPAAKANLALSAGPELKGPWSHPMKGKLGDKHDPSLFKDGDTWYLLWADTLIAPLEKGFTGFAGEALRIDPAGSRPGPEGKPISRIGHEGATMLKVGDKYVHIGTAWSTDKGRKGSYNLYYCSADKITGPYGPRKFAGRFLGHGTPFQTRDGKWWCTAFFNANVPPLPRDGIETRDLSANAQTINQRGVTIVPIEVGTKDGDAFIRAKDPAYATPGPDEAQKFQ
- a CDS encoding RNA polymerase sigma factor, which translates into the protein MTRREKDQQIDAAVRTHHSGLRYFIRSLGVSDAWVDDLAQETFLIAHRKWEELDHPDQAPGWLRQIARNLVMNELTKTGRRQRLLDEKVTTLLIQADSPVPAPGALQDAEIRHEALRECLDGLPGKVRSVINARYYDDRNATEIGEELSMNPAAVRKLLYLARKTLAECLASKQIHASS
- a CDS encoding FecR family protein, whose product is MSDTTSEFEELAARYLDGSLTDTDRDRFVEMLEADPARVEELRAQLKVSGALARLRPELSDDTFLNAVLPHLGSLTEEPEDAFAGRVKQRLRIARWRRSGLAIAAAVALGAGLALFLSRDAGGEGEVVAQIFEGGDSRPVRKGEKLALASGVSRMEFTNGAVIAIEAPARLSIRSADEVSLERGRLNAWCPETAHGFRVVTTSATLTDLGTSFGVSAADDGTADFLVLDGKVRVAKDGETQTIEKGSALRTGHGKRLSKVAFEPSPFLRTWSVASGINRTSGEVIPAPPGTPESLAAMEDDDQILVIPERRDLKLSEPLRVDIRKPGTYEAASLLAPEDFLPKEGVKVRSYLLRYNPVGKAKSHTRRFEGSVTFDRPVLAIIVGSGKLNRSDELLSKAPLPKLNSKDSDLRGLERGQLPYLDRVTLSKDRRTIEVTFYAGESIDEIRAITRDR
- a CDS encoding methyltransferase domain-containing protein, yielding MISAATTGEAVASHYDELDPYYRSLWGQHVHHGLWETGRESAQEAVIALSHTVARRAGITEGMRVCDVGCGYGGTAHLLAASYGAQVTGITVSPKQYEAAIAQGGANPDFVLRDWMENDFPSASFDAVIAIESTEHLPDVAHGVREMSRVLRPGGRLVICAWMAGPDPEPWEVRHLLKPICREGCLVGMGNKEDYERWIADAGLAMESEEDISRKVRRTWPICIRRTLAGFFADPSLRRYLLSDFSRNRIFALTLMRIWIAYVTGAMRYVVFTATKPPLTGPS
- a CDS encoding MFS transporter, which codes for MHSSSASDGRRMPAAVYALTVGAFGIGTTEFVIMGLLLQVAADLQVSLAAAGLLVSGYALGVFIGAPVLTLLSARWPRKQVLLALMGIFIVGNVVCALAPNYALLMVARVITSLTHGTFFGVGSVVATGLVAEDRKASAISVMFTGLTFATLVGVPAGAWLGLQLGWRATFWAVSILGILGLLAVALLVPKQEAQAVDEGHGRGVREVLGAKVLTALLMTVLSWAGVFAVFTYVQPMLTRLAGFSDEAVSGILLLFGAGMIAGNLLGGKLADRRLRTALLGSLVLLAAVLSLMGLAMHQKASAVVFVGLLGAAAFGTVAPLQLSVLKHAGNAGQTLASSLNIGAFNLGNAIGAWAGGWVLSSGPGLSAIPWIAALITSGAVAVALWSMRRERRKAPICATLASE
- a CDS encoding LysR substrate-binding domain-containing protein; translated protein: MPTIKEGVAELRHLRYFLAIASEGSFRAGARKLFLSQPTLSHQIQQLEMQMGATLFERLPRSARLTAAGRVLHARAIRILRELDDAKREIADLQQLSAGELRIGIVSTVNVAVIPEAVGNFRNAHPNVSVSVRELPMEALEAELLAGHLDLGISFLPAKSGRRIEAEPLFIENLVAVLPPGHALARRRRITLPEVLDHPMVLLSHGFCTRELVLESVALQGLEHVLRPAIEMNSIEGVLATVRQTGMLTLMPDAAVRWEHHPDLVIKPLRDAAEQLSFRRVGLIWVSGGHRTAAACTFAEGVKSVLKSRD
- a CDS encoding ABC transporter ATP-binding protein; translation: MISLQRLTKHFGSQVAVDALSLDIPAGQIVGLLGPNGAGKSTTLKMLTGLLVPTSGTATICGHDLLKDPMEVKRCVGFVPDSGAVFESLTGLEYLEMVAALYGIPAEAARERIRQFIAFFDLSFDTLTDKLLGAYSKGMRRKVVITAALLHNPPVVFFDEPLDGLDANAAVGFKALIQTLAREGKAIVYSSHILDVVERVCDRVLIIDKGRLQVDGSPAELVALHGARSLEQLFTSLTGGDDLERKAEDFAKTFRP
- a CDS encoding HD domain-containing protein yields the protein MAPSIDPEAHPLEVPPAAVTIPALSFIIECEKLKAVERRSRPIGMPRRENSAEHSWTLALMAMTLGPEINPAMDMLRVIKMLLLHDIVEIDAGDTFCYADQSGKAEREQAAADRIFGLLPAERAAEFMELWHEFEEAATPEAKFANALDRVMPLIQNHANGGGTWSEHGITTEQVLGRAGVIEGVSAELWQHVKSLVAAAQLAGWLKS